One Algibacter sp. L3A6 genomic region harbors:
- a CDS encoding MFS transporter — MEKRKLSFWQIWNMSFGFLGIQFGFALQGGFMSRIFQTLGASHDDIPLLWIAAPLTGLLVQPIIGYMSDRTWHSKLGRRRPYFLVGAVLSSVALFFVPHSSALWMAAGFLWILDASINISMEPFRALVADKLPESQRSYGFVVQTLVIGIGTWVASNLPWMVSQLGVSDAAPQGVVPMSVKVAFAIGALIFLLSVLYTIFTTSEYPPEDMEAFEKEKQKKNQFIPDIVNNIGNMPLTMKKLGVIQFFSWFAFFTMWSMANPALTEHIFNAPAPIEASYDMGVLVQKEAFDLANTMFQKASNLVGSAMGIYGLTSMVFALLLTFYTSKRNINRKYVHMGSLILGGLGFIGMYYISSPENLKYCFALVGIAWGSILSMPYAMLSSSVDPKKMGVFMGIFNMFIVIPQIIAALGGINYVSSLIGDQAINAMLVAGGSLIIAGLCNFLITNKSAISYQS; from the coding sequence ATGGAAAAGCGTAAATTAAGTTTCTGGCAAATTTGGAACATGAGTTTCGGGTTTCTAGGAATACAATTCGGATTTGCACTTCAAGGGGGCTTTATGTCTCGAATTTTTCAAACGCTAGGCGCTAGTCATGACGACATTCCGTTGTTATGGATTGCTGCACCTTTAACAGGCTTACTTGTACAACCAATTATTGGTTATATGAGTGACAGAACGTGGCATTCAAAATTAGGCCGCCGACGCCCTTACTTTTTAGTAGGTGCTGTGTTAAGTTCTGTAGCTTTGTTTTTTGTGCCACATTCTTCTGCACTATGGATGGCTGCCGGATTTTTATGGATTTTAGATGCTTCTATTAATATTTCAATGGAGCCTTTTCGTGCTTTAGTAGCCGATAAATTACCAGAATCTCAACGATCTTATGGCTTTGTAGTACAAACGCTTGTTATAGGTATTGGTACTTGGGTAGCTAGTAATTTACCTTGGATGGTTTCTCAGTTGGGAGTTTCCGATGCTGCGCCACAAGGTGTTGTGCCTATGTCTGTGAAAGTTGCTTTTGCTATTGGAGCTTTAATCTTTTTGTTGAGTGTTTTGTATACCATTTTTACAACTTCGGAATATCCACCTGAAGACATGGAGGCCTTTGAAAAGGAAAAGCAAAAGAAAAATCAGTTTATTCCAGACATTGTAAACAATATTGGTAACATGCCATTAACAATGAAGAAATTGGGTGTTATCCAGTTCTTTTCATGGTTTGCGTTTTTTACTATGTGGAGTATGGCAAACCCAGCATTAACCGAGCATATTTTTAATGCACCCGCACCAATTGAAGCAAGTTATGATATGGGTGTGCTTGTGCAAAAAGAAGCATTCGATCTTGCTAATACTATGTTTCAAAAAGCATCTAACTTAGTAGGTTCCGCCATGGGTATTTACGGATTAACCTCTATGGTTTTTGCTTTGCTTTTAACGTTTTACACATCAAAAAGAAATATTAATCGAAAGTACGTTCACATGGGGTCTCTTATCTTGGGAGGTCTTGGATTTATTGGGATGTATTATATATCGAGTCCTGAAAATTTAAAGTATTGTTTTGCTTTAGTGGGTATTGCTTGGGGTAGTATTTTATCTATGCCTTATGCTATGCTGTCGAGTTCGGTAGACCCAAAAAAAATGGGTGTGTTCATGGGGATTTTCAATATGTTTATTGTTATCCCACAAATAATTGCAGCTCTTGGAGGTATCAATTATGTGTCGAGTTTAATTGGTGATCAAGCCATAAATGCCATGCTTGTGGCGGGAGGAAGTTTAATAATTGCAGGCTTATGTAATTTTCTAATTACAAACAAATCGGCCATTTCATATCAATCTTAA
- a CDS encoding LacI family DNA-binding transcriptional regulator, protein MKRKITLKQIARELEVSISTVSKALSGSKEISEDTTQKIQAFAKLYNYRPNNIALSLKNRKTKTIGILIPEIVHHFFSTVIFGIERVANKRGYNVIVGLSNESFTKEIINMEMLANGSIDGFILSISKETLLKQDYHHFHATINQGMPIVMFDRVVSEVDCDKVIVDDFNGAVKAVNMLINKGCENIALLTTMDYVSVGRLRTQGYLEALERNNIEPNSDLILKINDSLNSADHLEFLENEINKFFELNPNIDGVFAVNELYAITAMKVAKKIGLKIPEDIQVIGFTDGVLSKHATPTLTTVSQHGQRIGEQAANLLIDRLESEDVEPDSFIVNSNPKSDFIKLVIETEIIERESTK, encoded by the coding sequence ATGAAAAGAAAAATAACCCTTAAGCAAATTGCCCGCGAATTAGAGGTCTCCATATCTACGGTGTCCAAAGCTTTAAGCGGAAGCAAAGAGATTAGTGAAGATACCACGCAAAAAATACAAGCATTTGCTAAACTTTATAACTACCGGCCCAACAATATTGCGCTGAGTTTAAAAAATAGAAAAACAAAAACTATAGGGATTTTAATACCTGAAATTGTACATCATTTTTTCTCAACCGTTATTTTTGGTATTGAGCGTGTGGCCAATAAACGTGGTTATAATGTAATTGTAGGGTTGTCTAACGAGTCGTTTACCAAAGAAATTATAAACATGGAAATGCTTGCCAATGGTAGTATTGATGGGTTTATTCTTTCTATTTCTAAAGAAACATTACTTAAACAAGATTATCATCATTTCCATGCTACCATTAACCAAGGCATGCCCATTGTTATGTTCGATAGAGTGGTAAGTGAGGTGGATTGTGATAAGGTTATTGTTGATGATTTTAACGGTGCAGTAAAAGCGGTAAACATGCTTATTAATAAAGGTTGCGAGAATATAGCGCTTTTAACAACCATGGATTATGTAAGTGTTGGTCGACTTAGAACACAAGGATATTTAGAGGCTTTGGAGCGTAATAATATTGAGCCGAATTCCGATTTAATTTTAAAAATTAACGATAGTTTGAATTCTGCAGATCATCTGGAGTTTTTAGAGAATGAAATTAATAAGTTTTTCGAATTAAACCCTAATATTGATGGTGTTTTTGCGGTAAACGAACTGTATGCTATTACAGCCATGAAGGTGGCAAAAAAAATAGGATTGAAAATCCCGGAAGATATTCAGGTTATTGGTTTTACCGATGGAGTACTTTCTAAACATGCCACACCAACCTTAACAACAGTGAGCCAACATGGACAAAGAATAGGGGAGCAAGCTGCTAATTTACTTATAGATAGGTTAGAATCTGAAGATGTAGAACCAGACTCATTTATTGTAAATAGTAACCCGAAATCGGACTTTATAAAACTGGTAATTGAGACCGAAATAATTGAAAGAGAATCTACTAAATAA
- the pgmB gene encoding beta-phosphoglucomutase translates to MNTVGVIFDLDGVIVDTAKYHYLAWKSLADSLGFEFTEANNELLKGVSRVRSLEILLGLGNVTLSEEKKQEVLLSKNEHYLKYIHKMGADEILPGAEKLLDSLDELGVKYVLGSASKNAPLILKQVGLFDRFKGIVDGNSVSKAKPDPEVFLIGAEKLNLKPEQCIVFEDAIAGVEAANRAHMVSVGIGDKDTLSEADYNFNDLTEIPADFIESIRNK, encoded by the coding sequence ATGAATACAGTAGGAGTAATATTCGATTTAGACGGTGTTATTGTAGATACCGCGAAATATCACTATTTAGCATGGAAAAGCCTTGCCGATAGTTTGGGTTTTGAGTTTACAGAAGCAAATAATGAACTGCTAAAAGGTGTAAGCCGCGTGCGTTCTTTAGAAATTTTATTAGGACTAGGAAACGTTACGCTTTCCGAAGAAAAAAAACAAGAAGTTCTATTAAGTAAGAATGAGCATTATCTCAAGTATATCCATAAAATGGGTGCTGATGAAATTCTACCAGGTGCCGAAAAATTATTGGATAGTTTGGATGAGCTAGGTGTAAAATATGTGCTGGGTTCTGCAAGTAAAAATGCACCATTAATTTTAAAACAAGTTGGCTTGTTTGATCGCTTTAAAGGTATTGTAGACGGGAATAGTGTTTCTAAAGCCAAGCCAGATCCCGAAGTATTTTTAATTGGAGCCGAAAAACTAAACCTAAAGCCGGAGCAATGTATTGTTTTTGAAGATGCCATTGCAGGAGTAGAGGCTGCAAATAGAGCCCATATGGTTTCTGTTGGTATTGGTGATAAAGACACGTTAAGTGAAGCAGATTATAACTTTAATGATCTTACGGAAATCCCTGCGGATTTTATTGAAAGTATAAGAAATAAGTAG